The DNA window AAACCAAGCTTTCATGCTCTAGAGAAGTCAGACTCAAGTCTCTCAGATGCTATGCTAAAGCTTATTTTGAAATCTAAATACCAACAATATATGAAGACTAGAGTCATTTGAAGTTATAAGACAGTGTCATAAGGAATGATTCTGTAACTTTTGAACAAACTTCATCAACAGTTCTGAAGTCTCAACTTGAAAGGCTTATTGTCTATATCAAGTCAACAACTCTAAAAGCATTCATCCATATTAGTTCTGATCAAGAATGTGATAAAGGAAAACTAAGAACTTGTGAACTCAAGACTCTGAAGTCTCACTTTAATCAGGTTCTAAAGACATACTCTAAGTTTTGATCAAGTTTTAACTAATTCTAGAAGAAGCCTCTGATTCAAAAAATTTAGTATAAAAGATAACAAAGAATCCACCCAAGCTTCAACAAACGTCTACAAGAAATCTCCAGTCAAAATTGATCTTAAGAGGATCTCGTGACAATGTACTATACTACTTTATATCTATTCAAGAAAGTAACATTGTCAGGATCCTATCTCTTTAGTTGTTTCGCAAACTCTACTATACTCATCTCAATGTCTTTATGCTAGTTGTTCTTAGACTTCACTTTACGTATTCTAGCCAAAGACCTTCAACTACTACTTGTACTATGGCAGTTTTAACCATCAACAACTACTTACATTATGAATAGTTTCAACCTTAAACGACTACTTGTACTATGAGTGGTTTCAATCTTCAACGGatatatttttcaaattctataaatgaagaagaagattgaaggtGTATGTATGTGTGTAAGACTATGTACACAAGAATGTACTACTAGAACACACCATAGGAATTGAAAGAAAATTATGTTAAATAGAAACGCAATTTAGAGTAAcacacaaaagaagaagaaatccaGCCATAAGGGTTATTATGTGTTAAGAAAGCAGAGTAAGACATATTCACATCTGACTAAGAGAGTCAAAAGAAAGAACATGTGAATATGATCACCACATCAATATAATAACAAGGCACATCAAATAAAGATAttcaatggagaagaagaagagaaaagaatgaagaattcATTCTTATACACTTAGGAGCTCCTCAATTTATATCATGCTTCAAGTGTAAAACCTTTGTGTATCTGCTTAACCAAGaagtacacaaacaaacacaaagtTTAACAACAAATTCTTTTGATATAATAATTTAGAGTCTTTAGTAGTCATGCTTGCAGCATAAGTCTCTTTCAATTTGATTGAGCATGAAGTCCTGAACAGTTTGTTTGGGCAATGAAGTCTCTTTCAGTTTTATTGAGCAAGAAGTCCTGAATAATTTTTTTGGGCAAGGACATCTTTTTCAGTTTGATTGAGCTAGAAGTCTTGAATTATTTGTTTGGGCAAGGAAGTCTCTTTCAATTTGATTGAGCAAAAAGTCCTGGACTATTAATTTGGGCAAGGAAGTCTCAATATATAGAATTAAGCAAGAAGTCTCTTGCTTGAGGGCTTGGGCAAGGAAGTCTCTTGCATGCATGCTTGAGCAGGAAGTCTCGTTCTTTATGGTTGAGAAGAAAGCCTCGATCTGTAGGATTGAGCAGGAAGTCCTGAACTGTACATTTAGGCAAAGAAGTTTTTTGCCTGTGTGCTTGAGCAATTGAGTCTCTTTTTAGTTTGATTGAGCAAAATGTAATTTGAATGATTATAGTGAAGATTTCTTGTGCTGTAAGGGGATTGGACTACTCCCAGTTTGGAAGAAACCATGATATATTGTGTATCACTTTATTCACTTCTACATTTAATTATTCCGCTGTGCACTGAACTATGAAGTCAAACTCTGATCTGATCTGACTTAGTTCTTCTTGATACAAAATCTGATCTCATCAACTCAGTTCTAAATCAATATTGTAACAAAAGTAATCTTTGGTATACACAATTCAACCTCCTTTCTTGTGTATATTTTCtcacattcaaaataaaattatctaAAAAATGAATACCCTTTACAATTTCCAATGAAATATTTATTACTTTTTCCCATTCAATTCTACCATCTCATTAATACTATTTACATCATTCTCAGTAGTTAATAAGAGATACTTTAGTAAAAATATCATGTTATCTCTTTCATTTATACAGTTTTCATAATTTGTATAAAATGGTTAACTAGACTATTCATTTTGGGACGAATTGAAGGGAGTATCCTTAATTTAATAACAAAGTATATTCTAGATTATTTACTTGATGAAAAAACCATGATAGAATCTTCTTATTTCTAACAATAAAACATCTCTTTCAATTAATATGTCTAATGTATAATAAATGTATATATACTATAAATTTAGAAGTTTACCACATAAAAATATAAACGATAAACAACAATATTTAtgttaagattttttttaataatactaTCTTAATTCTTAAAGATAAAATTTACATATCtcattataaaatttatttttacagATAATTTTTATAGATAATTTTTACTATATTGCAAATAAATGAAAGAGGATAAAAgtgaaaagaaataataaatgaatgtctcatactttttttttgtacaaataatttttttaaaaatatttgtgtaCCAAAATTTTTATCTCACGCAGCTAAAAATCCAACCTATATTAAGACAATTGATCCACTCGTCTACTATCCAATCTTATATTCATTCAATCCAAACAAAATTAATCCACatagaatatatattataaattagaggttcataaatataaataattaacaataaaatcatacctatattttttttaataatgcaATCCtacctatattttttttaataatgcaATCCTAAAGTAAAATTTATAGGtttgtataaattttatttttataaataatttttttctatattaTTATAGATAAATGAAAGAGGATAAAAATGTACGTGTAAATAAATGAGTGGTCTATATTTTTTTAgtacaaatatattttattattgtcAAAATCTTtccatattattatattttattattgtgGGCCAAATTATTTTCTAGCCCAACAAGTGGTCTGGCCCACGATAACTCAATCGACCCATTCACCATCTAATTCAAATTTCTAGCCCATTCTAACTCAATCGACTCACTTACTATCCATTCGATCCAAAACTCTAGCCCACGCTAACTCAATCAACCCATTCACCCGACCCAAAACTCTAACCCATGCTAACTAAATCAACTCACTTACCAACCATCGTATCCAAACCCGACCCAACCCGATTTTGGTTCGGTCGAGCCCGCCCGTTCTCCAACCCTAATCACAACTAACCAAGTCCATTATCACCTCTAGATTCAATGTCACATATTCCACtataaattttacaaaaaaacatttttacccaaaaacaagagaaaaaaaaaaaggctTACAGCGAGAAGTGCGTTTAGTGTGAGCGTGAACAAGCATGAAAATCCCTAGCAAAGCAGAAGATTTATGAACCTAAATTCCAAACACAGTCTCAGCAAAATCATTTCTTCTTGTCTTTGCAACGATCTTCATTATTCTTCAATTGTAAGTCACCATTTTTCTTCTTCACAATcaattacaattttaaaaaaatcacaaaattccTCAGTTCTTCTAATCAGTTACTTTTCATTCTCATTTCTCAATCCAAATTTCTCAACTTTGCTGATTCTAGGGTTgcccatttttttcatttttttctgatattaatattattatatttttttagggtttcgtTCTTCCTTGAACTTCTGGGACTTGCTGTGATTTCTAGAAGCTTTTGGAGTTGTTGAGATTTGGGTAAgcttgtttttttcttcttcttgttatTGTTTACTTCAAATGAAATGAGTAACTTcgatttttaatttttcatttatgagcTTATGTGTGTTGTGATGGATTAATTAGTTCAATTTTGTGATAATATGTTTTGGCggggagtttttttttttaaccttgtttcttgtttttgttgtttgGTTTCAAATACAATTGCTAGTTTTATTATCATTTATATATTTTGACTTCAAGTGTTAGAATTTAATGCAATGCTTTGAAAAATCTAACTTTCAATATGCTGATACATATAGTTAGCAGTTTGATAAGTTTGCTTGTTTGAATTTATGGTTGAGTAATGATCTTACTGGAGATAGATACAGCAGATTCATGGTTTTATGGTTGAGGTGTGATCGGACTGGAGATACAGCCGATTCACGGTTTGATCGGTTGAACTGGATGGTCTGATTTCTGTTTTGAAATATTGATATGTCTGATTTCAGTTTTGaattattgatttattgaaatgaaatgttatgTTGTTTTGTGATTGTACCGTTTCATGAACACCGAAGTATCGAAATATTTTATAGTTTTCAACTTTCCATCATGATCTCACACTAACTTGTTCTTCGATACTTTGTAAAAGGAAAGGTATCTATGTTCGAGTGGTAACCAATACCGTTGCGCGTCAATTACTTATCTTGAAAGTATCCcgtatttttgtatattatttaatttattaattttgttgataTTTATCTTATCCGGGTTCGATACGACTTGCCAGTTAATGACACTTGTCACCCGGATACGACGCCGACACGTCGTCATTGAAATCGCCATTTCAATGGTCTTACTCAtcatttttatgttttatgtctGCTATATAGTTAAGATCCTTATCAGTTATCTGATACAGTTTCGACACATGCTGCCAAATTAATGACACGGTTGTCACTTGGATACGCCGTGTCTCATTGGAAATTTCATTTTTTACCTTCATTTTCTTCCGTTTTCTACTTTATGTCTGCTCTTTTGTTAAGGTCCGGATGCGTTCTTATTTTGCTGCCCTACTTATTTTCTTCTTATGATACTCTTTTGTCCATCTGCAGATTTGCTCTGGGTGCAGACTTGTGGAGGTCTGATCTGCATTGTTTTGTAGTTCTTGCTCTGTTACCGTTGTTCTCGTATATTCTCTCGGCTGTATTTCACGTATCTGCTTCATTGGTCTGGATTGCGCATTTTCTGAGTTCAGATTCCCTAATTTTGCGGTACTAAGCTCCTTTCTTGCTTTACTCTTTCGCCCATCTGTTACATATGTCGTGCATTTCTGTTTTATATATTTAGACTGCCAtatcttgattttttttaaaataaaattgtctcaTATCCTTAGATCTTACTCTGCCCATATTGTACCATTGTATCTGGGCTTCTCGATACCAGTGTTGTCAATTGCGGTTTGCAGAAAATTGCAGTTTGTTCAATCTTTGTTACGCAACAGTGTTATTTAATAGCGTGCAACTATAGCCGCCATTTGACAGTATTTTGTACTATATAGCTGCCATTTGGTCAAATTCCGCTGTGCTGTATTGCCCTATATAGCCGCTTGCTTGATACCAGAGTAGTCAATAGTGGTGCTATCCTGCTATAGCGTAGCAGAGACTGACCACTATGGGAAGAGCCTTAGCGGTGCAGAAAACTATAGCGGTCGCTATAGGGTAAATAACAGGATAGTGGAGCAAAGCGGCACCTCtctaaaaaaccaaaattaccCCTTAAATTTACAATATTTTAAGGGTAATTTTGGGTTTTTCAATCATATTTGAGTTGAGACTCAACCCTTAACCTTCCTCCATTGTCGTTTATGCACTTCAAGAGTCATGTGTGCTttgatttatgaatattttattagttgatttatttgcttaattttacattaaatatatgtttataaatattatatgtaaTTTGTCCAAAAAATGATCTAACTGAACTGTCATCTTGCTATACGCTATATCGCTATCCCACTTTTGGGGTTGGCTGCTCCGTGTCGCTATCCGGAAATGACTACTCTGCTTGATATTCTGCTGATTGGTATTTGTCAAATAATAATGGTCATATGCATTGCTTGAGTGATTATTTGCAGTTGCATTAGCTACGTTTGGGTTTTGATTTGACAATTTTTCTAAAACTGGTGTTGGTCCTACTCTTTTAAACTGTATCGCCCTTGAATATTTTGCAAAATCTGATCAATCAATAGGCGACACGTTTGTAAGCCAGATTGTGTTATatttgtattttatgtatttgaatttgattgAATTCAATTTTCCTTACAACTTATTACCTTATTAACTAAAATCTATTTTTACTTTATAGGGTTTGATTTTCATTGATGAATCGCTTGCTGAAACTGTATGCAAACTCAAACCGTGTATAATAAACATATGACGCACCAAGATTCTTAATAGATGGAGAACTGCTGATGTTATATTACATCTAGTTACTCTGAGAAAGTCGACGAAAACGTCAAGCAGAGGCAGGTGAGAGAAATGGAGTGCAACAAGGATGAGGCCACCAGAGCTAAAGAAATCGCCGAGAGGAAGTTTACGGAAAAAGACATTTCGGGTGCAAAGAAGTTTGCTTTGAAAGCCCAAAATTTGTTTCCTTCCCTTGAAGGTATTCCTCAAATGATAGCAACACTTGACGTATATATTTCAGCTGAGAATAAAGTAAAAGGAGAAGCAGATTGGTATGGCATACTTGGTGTGGGCCCTCATTCGGATGACGATACAGTTAGGAGATATTATAGAAAGCTAGCTCTCATGCTTCACCCTGACAAGAACAAATCCATTGGAGCCGACGGGGCCTTTAAACTTATTTCGGAGGCGTGGAGTATACTGTCCGACAAGGCTAAAAGAGCAGCTTATGATGAAAAGATAAATGCAAAAGCACATAAAGGCTCAGCCATTTTCGGTGGTTCGTCAGCAAAAGCGGCGGCAAATGGGGCTAACAGTAGTAAAAAGAAAACCCCTTCAAGTGGAAAGATTCCGAAGAATACTGCTAAAGAAAATACATCATCTTCCAATAAATCAAAAGCCACATTTTGGACTACTTGCAAACGCTGTAAAATGCAATACGAGTATCTCAGAGTTTATCTTAATCTTAAACTCGTGTGTCCCAGCTGCCATGAAGCATTTTTGGCTGTAGAAACTGATCCGCCTCCTGCAAGTGGTATCAGACCTGGAACATCGTGGCTTTTTAAACAAAAGCACGACAACGGAGGTAAAAACAAATCTGCTGTTGGAAAGAACAACACAGCACCTCCAAATGCTGGAGCAGGGTCTAACAAGAACAGCTTCCAGTGGGCCCCATTCTCTAAAACTTCTGGTGTTTCTGATGTAGCTCAAGCGGCAAATGTAGTTCAGCAGGCTTATGAGAAGGTGAGGCGAGATCGTGAGGAGGCACAAGCAACTACCAAAAAGGAAGAGGCTTTGAAAAGGAAGCAGAATGCTTCGAAAAAAGGTTACTTTAATCCAGCTAAGAGGAAAAGAAAGGGCATGGATGGAAATGGAGCAGTTGGAGTGTCTAACTTAGGCAGTGGAATCAAGTTCAACTGTACTAGAGATCTCTCCCCAGTTGAACTTCAGAATCTTCTTGTCGAGAAAGCTAGAAAAGAAATTAGCAAGAAACTCAAAGAGTTTCAGTCAAATACTGTTGACAAATCAGCAGCAAACCGGAAAGGAGATTTTTCAGCAAGAAACTTTGAGTTCTGCACTCAAAATAACATTGGGAAGTCAGAAGGTGCGAAGAGTAGTCTGCATGCTGCTCCTATCATTGATAACAAGTGCCCTGAAATTTTGGATTCAATGCTAGTAGATGTTCCAGATCCTGATTTTCATGATTTTTACAAGGATCGAACTGAAAGGTCTTTTGGTGAAAATCAAGTATGGGCTGCATATGATGGTGATGATGGGATGCCTCGACATTATGCTATGATTCACAGAGTGATCTCGATGAATCCATTCAAGATGCAGATCAGTTGGCTGTACCCAAATATCAACGATGGTGAACCAGGCCCTCTAAATTGGGTTGCTTTTGGCTTTTCAAAAACTTGTGGGCAGTTCAGATTAGGCAAACGCGAAATCTATAACTCAATCAATTATTTTTCTCAGAAGGTTAGATGGGAAAAAGGTAACGATGGAGCCATTTCCATAAATCCCAAAAAAGGGGAGGTTTGGGCCATCTATAGGAATTGGTCTCCTAGTTGGAATGATCTAATAGCAGATGATGTAAAACACAAGTTTGACATGGTTGAAGTACTCGAGGATTTTGTTGAAGAACGGGGTGTAACGGTTATTCCTCTGGTCAAGGTGGCTGGTTTCAAGGCAGTATTTCACCACCACTTAAATGAGAAAGAGATCAAGATCATTCCGAGGAAGGAGATGCTTCGATTCTCTCATCAGGTACCTTCACACGTACTCACCGGTGAAGAAGCTCCTAACGCTCCAAAGGGTTGCAGGGTGCTGGACCCAGCTGCTACTCCATGTGAACTTCTCGAGGTTATAAAAGTTGCAGAGGAGGAAAACATGGACAATGTGGATAGAATTATAAAAGAAACTAATCATGAGGAAATGATCGTTGATACGGGAAAACTTGGGGGAACAAAGGAGAGAATGAAGAAAGTTATCCATAAAATAGAAACTCCAAAAGAGGACAGAGGGAAGAAGATATGCCGAGGCTTGTAGCAAGGAGGGTATGTACTTTGTAACATGATTAAGGAAAACTAGATGACCACGCGGCTCGTGTAAGGAACGGAAAGTGCTCGATAGCTAGAATTAATTTGACAGAATTGGATCCAAAATGAGTACACATTTTGATTCATTCTTGGATGGATGAGAAGTTAtgatttatttatccaacaatcGCCGTTGATTATGGGTGAgttttgtcaattttttttagCT is part of the Vicia villosa cultivar HV-30 ecotype Madison, WI linkage group LG2, Vvil1.0, whole genome shotgun sequence genome and encodes:
- the LOC131653243 gene encoding uncharacterized protein LOC131653243 — encoded protein: MECNKDEATRAKEIAERKFTEKDISGAKKFALKAQNLFPSLEGIPQMIATLDVYISAENKVKGEADWYGILGVGPHSDDDTVRRYYRKLALMLHPDKNKSIGADGAFKLISEAWSILSDKAKRAAYDEKINAKAHKGSAIFGGSSAKAAANGANSSKKKTPSSGKIPKNTAKENTSSSNKSKATFWTTCKRCKMQYEYLRVYLNLKLVCPSCHEAFLAVETDPPPASGIRPGTSWLFKQKHDNGGKNKSAVGKNNTAPPNAGAGSNKNSFQWAPFSKTSGVSDVAQAANVVQQAYEKVRRDREEAQATTKKEEALKRKQNASKKGYFNPAKRKRKGMDGNGAVGVSNLGSGIKFNCTRDLSPVELQNLLVEKARKEISKKLKEFQSNTVDKSAANRKGDFSARNFEFCTQNNIGKSEGAKSSLHAAPIIDNKCPEILDSMLVDVPDPDFHDFYKDRTERSFGENQVWAAYDGDDGMPRHYAMIHRVISMNPFKMQISWLYPNINDGEPGPLNWVAFGFSKTCGQFRLGKREIYNSINYFSQKVRWEKGNDGAISINPKKGEVWAIYRNWSPSWNDLIADDVKHKFDMVEVLEDFVEERGVTVIPLVKVAGFKAVFHHHLNEKEIKIIPRKEMLRFSHQVPSHVLTGEEAPNAPKGCRVLDPAATPCELLEVIKVAEEENMDNVDRIIKETNHEEMIVDTGKLGGTKERMKKVIHKIETPKEDRGKKICRGL